Below is a genomic region from Mustela lutreola isolate mMusLut2 chromosome 1, mMusLut2.pri, whole genome shotgun sequence.
ACTGTTTTGAGTACTGGGGATTAAGCAATAAGTAAAAAATCACTATACTCATTGAGCTAACATTCTGGCGAAGTGGGACAGATTAATAAgcaatataaataagtaaaatacataatatgACAGAGAGTGATGATAAATGCTATGGAAGGGGGATAGAGAAAATCTTAGAGAATGGTCATAGACTCATTACtacaaacagttataagaaaCCTCATTTATCATTTAAATGAAGAGTATTGGTTAATAATTCCGGCAAATAAAATACTAGAtgaactgaaataaaattaaaatataaatgcagagttttttttaaagtcagattcAAGTGCACAACTTTCTATTTCACAATGACCCCATATGAAACTTAATGTCACACTTGTAATAAAGGTAAAGGCCTGAAGAAAAGAGCGAGTGGAAAGTCTTTCCACATATTAAAGCATGCAATATTAAAAAACCTACATCATTCAAATAtacttaaatgaaatttaaaaaatgggtttgcTCTAGAGTTGAGCCCAGCAGAATGTGAGCCAGATCTCACGGATTTTGTGACACTTTAGACCCTTGTAGACGCTTTAGATGTTTTTTCCAGACATCATTTGCTACATGCAGTAAAATCAATTAATTGAATTATAAATAGCGGTCTATTTAGGCCTTGAACAgtctattaaattaaataatgactGGAAGAGCTAGTTACAAGACCTCAGGTTTACATATGAAtaacactaaaaatataaaaatcccaATTTCACATACCTTGTAAATCGACTACAACATCTTTATGATTAGAATACTCATAGGAAAAATGGCCATAAGCCAATCCATATTCTGTGGCTTTGTATTCTGTTTTAACCACTTTTGTGTTATTTGATAGCTTCACAAATTCTCCCAGTATGTAAGGTTCCACACTGATACATCCCTTTATTGTCTTGCCTTCCAAAATCTGAAAAGTAGAAATGGGAGACCATAATGACTAGGAAGGCCACAGGCTTTGGGCTTGGGTAGTCCTCACTTTGAACCTAGACTTTGCCGCTTAGGAACTCTGTTATTTCCAGAGGTTTTGGTCTGTTCATCGGTAAAGCAGATACTGTAATAATAATCACCTTTATAgcattgttaaaaaaatattaaatgagaaaaatgcatgTAAAGTGCCTAACATTTTATGTGGCATATAATGgaacctaaaataatttttattcttttattaaaatactcACATAAAAATGAGGCCATGAAGTGACCTACTGTAGGGAACTAGCTTGTCATGGAGATAAATCATGGCCTGGAATGTTGGGCTGGAATAGCAGTTCAAACATTTGTGGGTATAATCTCTTTTGTCAAGTTGTTTCAAAGGTTAGAGTTGATGTGTTAAATGCCTGGCATAGTGCTTGacataaagaaagtgaaaaatggaTGGTAGCTGTAATTGGTAGTAACAAAATGTGGGTCAAAAAATGTCTTTggccaatgtaaaaaaaaaaaaacaaaaaaacctctttagGTATGAATGAGCCAAGGATCCAACATATTTGGAAAGGTAACCCAAATAAGAGAAAAGTCAGTGGAGATGGATGGTTGTCTTTCTATATTTAAAGAGATAGCTTAGTGAAAACAGATTGGGCTCAATGACCCCAGAAAGTGGAGTTGCAATTCATAGGtagaaatcagacaaagacaacttTGGGTTAGATCTAAGAACTTCCTAACAAGTAGAATTGTTTGAAAGTGAAAAGggaataattatttttccttactaAAGGTGTTTAAACTATGACTTGGTAATTCCTTGGCTGCCAGGGGTGGGGACTAACAGATGTAAAACAGTGAATTCATGCATCAGGTTGTTGAGGGGATAATCTGTACTCCATATCATCTTTAgggtccttcctctctctttgaaAGTACAGCCAGTACACAAAGAAGGGATACTAAAAAAGCTCACTTGACCATGTGGGACCAGATACCAGACTTAACAGGGTGACTTGGAAGATCCAAATTATGTATTCAGGGTCTAGAAGGTCATAGTTCTTACACATCTCCCTAAGTAGATGAAGAAGATGAAGCAGTTGAGGGAGTCTGGTAACTGAGTTTATTAGACGTTAccaaatatgtatgtatagacCTGTTGAACGAAACACTTGCCCTCTTTAATCTTACCAGTAATATTGTGGATGGGATATAGAATATCTGTGTTGGAATCTTTTGTTCATGAAGTCTCTTGTTAAATTCTGTCACATAGTGCTGTGCGGTCATTTGCCGTTCCACATCAGTGAAGTGGTGCCACAGCCCCTTCTGCTCCTTATACTCTTTCCCAACATATCTATGACCAGAGGAAGAAACCatacaaaagaaatgcaaaagtgATCTtatcacagaggcagagagcagagacgAAAGgagagatgcaaaaattcttgaAAGACATTACTCTTTCTCTACCTTGGACAGTCAATATTAACTATCCTTTCTTATTTCATGACTCTAATAATTCTGTAAGAGCCTCCTGAACATGAGAACATAATTCACGTTGGCTGATGGTGATGGCTAATGTTATGTGTTATCTTGACCTGGCCATAGGGTGCCCTGATATTTGATCAACCATAATTCTGGCTGTTTTGGTGAGGTTGTTTTGGGATAAATTTCACACTTAAATCAACAGactaagtaaagcagattgctctgcCTCATGTGGATGGGCCtaatctaatcagttgaaggacaaaaaatagaatgaaaagaatGACCTTCTCCTAAGTGAAGAGAATTCCGCCTGTCACACTGCCTTTGAGCTGGGACACTggtcttttcctgcctttggacttgaactgaaacATCAGCTCTTCCTGGTCTTGAGCCTGCTGGCCTTTGACCTGGAACTACACCAttagctctcctgggtctccagctggCCAACTGCAGAGCTTGAGGTTTCCTGGCCTCTATCAATACACAAGCCAAATCCTGACAATAACTCTCtgtctatatgtgtatatatatattcttggttttgttttcctgaagaaCACTTTCTGATACACTGCCCCAGGACGATGGTGATTATAGAGCAAGTGTCCAGTTACTGTAGCAGTTGGCCATCCCCCCATGGTGAGTCTAGGGAGCCAGGATGGACACTGGGAAGTGCAGGCTCTGCAATCAGATCTTTTACTACCTGCACCATGGCCTTAAACAGGTCAGTTAATCAATCTGAAGTCTTCCTCTATCCCTTTCTTTTGTGATTACTTCCTCTGTACAAATACTTGTTTCCATCATCACCTGTTATGTGTGTAGTCCTGTGCTAGTCCTGAACGTTTTGAAGAAAGTGTGACAAAGGATTTGTATATTTCAAGGCCTTATGCATAGCTGGAGACAACATATGAGGGCAGTAAATGATTAAGTGTTGAAAGGAGCAAAACAGTAACTATCACACTTGACTGGAGTTTATACTTGCTATAAGTCAGTGTGAATTTATGAGGAATTTGCATGTGTCCAGAGTGACCTCCAAAAATCAAAGAGAATTGTCAGAGTTATAGACCTCAACTAGAGAAAATACTTCCAGAAATTACTGAgtccaccaccaaaaaaaaaaaaaagaaatcttaccatttgtaacGACATGGATggcactagagggtattacactaagggaaataagtcaatcagagggagacaattatcatatgatctcactgatatgaggaatttgagaaacaagacagaggatcataggggaagggagggaaaaatgaaacaagatgaaaccagaaagggagacaaaccataagagactcttaatcttaggaaacaaactgagggttgctggaggggaggggcatgagagggatggggtggctgggtgatggacgctggggaaggtatgtgctatggtgagtgctgtgaattgtgtaagactgatgagtcacagatctgtaccactgaaacaaatatacattatatgttaacaacaaGAAAAATTACTGAGTCCAATAGGATTATGAAATACAAGTTGGCTGAAGCTTTGGCCATTCAGACCCCTGGGGTTCAGAAGGgaaatctgaggggcacctggattgctcagttggttaagtgtccaactcttaattttggctcacgtcatgatctcagggtcctgagatcaagcctggtgatgggctctgcactcaatgcaGAATCAACTCgagatattctctctccctcttcctctgcccttttccctgctcacacactctctcgaaaataaataaataaaatcttaaaaaaaaaaaaaaaaaaaagacaaccagaCAGTGGAGGCTGCAGAGGAGGAACCTTTAAGGCATCAGAAAGCAGCCAGCAGAGGAGCAGCTGCTGTAACAGGGGTAATCCAGCGTTTCTGCTATGGACAGACCGGTCGCTCCACTTGCAGTAGCTTTGAATCCGTTCAGAACTTTGAGCAAACCGTGGTACTGGAACCGTTCCCAAACATTCTATCAGAGGACCTCCAGCCCTAAGTACAGGATCCATCAATCTGGGGACAGAGGTCCATTCTTTCTGGCATCTTTTGCCATTTTGTTGGGATCATTTTTCTTCAGTAAGGATTTGTTAGCAGtaaactcttttttctttgacagcttttaagattatttctttatCCTTGGTGTTCTAAAGTTTCACTGCTATGTAGCTAGAAGTAGATTTATGATTGtctgtctgccttccttcctagtttcttccctccttttcttattTAGGATTTACTATGACTCCTGTATTTGAAGATTAATGTGTTTTGGCAATTCTGGGAAATTATCAGGTAGTATCTATTTAGATAGTAATTCTTTTCTATTTGCTCTGTTATCTTTTTCAGATCAGATATTTGTTGGATCCACTCTTTTCATCTTTCACatttcttattctctctttcatttcccaTTTCAGATCCTCTATGACACATCCTGCTGTATTAATTTCTTAGGGATACTATAACCAAGAGCCATAAATtgagtgacttaaacaacagaaatggattctctcacagttctggagcctggaagtccaAGAACAAGATGTCGGCAGGGCCATGTTCCCTCTGAAGCCACTAGAGAAGGATGTTCTCCAGTCCTCCctcctggcttctggtggttTCTGCTCTGTGGCAACATAACTACAATCTGACATGCATTCTCCTTGTGCAGGTCTAGctccaaatttcctttttataagaaTACCAGTCAGAGTGGATGAGTGGCCCACCCTATTCCAAAATGACGTCATCTTAtctaattatatctgcaatgaCTCTCTTTCAATAAGATCACAGTCTGAAGTACtatgacttcaacatatgaatttgaggttGGAGGTACAGAGCTGTTAAAAAACTCATTCAACCCATAACAAACGGGTTCATTGCTTGGATGTGTGATGTGGGGCAAGTTTCTTAACATCTTtatgcctcagttccctcatctgtaaaatggtgataataaatCTTGTCTCATAGTGTTTTGTGATGATCAATTAAATTAGTATATAAATCAGTTAAAATAAGGCTTGACACATATATACTTGGTAAGTAGATGTACTtgttcctattattattattatcatcaacaACCTTTCAAGAAATATACTTCTATTGTTTAAGAATCACCcaatttctcactctctctcatttcttctcttcctatttatttctcacattatTTGGATTTGGATAAAGAACAGGGTCCACCTTAAAACTCTTGGCTTATAGGTCTTCTTAAATCCACAGATGATGTAAAATTAGGCCTCAAACCTAATGGGGACCACTTGTGGTGACTATTTCTCAGGTGAGTTTTTGCTTGAAGTTGTCATGCAGAACTAAGGCCAAACAAAAAACTTTCCAGGTGTTTACCTcactgggattttttaaaaaatgaagatttatttatttatttgagagggagagagagccagaggaggggcagatggagagggaaaatctccagcagactgcgTGATGAACAAGAAAacagacatggggctctatctcacgaccctgagatcaatcatgacctcagccgaaatcaagagttggacacttaacaagctgagccacccaggagcctggggggttttttgtttgtttgtttgttttgttttttattttatgtatgtttaaaaaattttaaaaagattttatttatttatttgacagacaaagatcacagagaggcaagcagagagagaggggaagcaggctccctgctgagcagaaagcccgatttggggctcaatcccaggaccctgggaccatgacctgagccaaaggcagaggttttaaaccactgagccacccaggtgcccctggttgtttttttttttttttttttttttttttaatataagtttcTCCTTAAAGATGTAGCCATTCCTGCATCCCTGTTTTATATGGATGATCCCTAAACACTCCCTTACACGTGTAACTTTGGTCACTAGCTGCCACCTCATCCTACCCCACTCAGAATGTCTACAGGAGGTGTCTTAAGGACTCAATATGCACTTATACCTCCAAAAATGCTTCATCCCTAGCCACAAAGGAGTTTCCTACCTTTTTTGAAGACTCGTTTATTTACATGTAAGTGTAGTTTTCAGAGTTGAACTAGACTTCTTGCCAGCATTTTTAGTGGGAGTGTTTGAGGCTCTCTGTCCTGCCATACAGTCAGAAACtccattttccttatctgtacagtGGGGATAACAATGTCTCCCTGAGAGGTTTGACATCATGTACATCTATATAAAATGGCTGACATCATGTTGTTCAGTGTGTGGTAACTATTATCAGTTAATGAGGAGAAAGGAGTAGGGATCTGAAAATATACATTGTGGCCAACTTTTCTGACTCTTTCAAAATCTCGTAAGTGATTAAGTAACAGAAAGTCATAATTAGCCCATTTTTACATTAGAAGTATagatgttttaaagaaatacctCCCCAGAGTTTCTTCCTGATGAAGATAATGAACCCAAAAAGCATTTCTTTGTCTGCCTTTCTTCTTCACATTCAGGTAGTCTCCCAAATATACAATAGTTTCTTGGGCTGTCCATAGTTCTGATTTTTTagagtattttaataaaagagcatctgaaaaaaaaagagaagataaaaatggATGTTATTTTCAAAGTTTGTTACAATTTATGAATAAAGTTGACTCAAAATTGCCTGAAATCTTCAGTTTCCTTaaacattttctcaaatttcAGCCTCTTCTATGACTACTACTGCAAAGTTAGTGAAGTACAATAAACCAAAGCTTTGCAAATGTAATGAAGATTCACAAAATCTTTTGCTTGGATAGTGAGGGATTAAGATaaggccagggcgcctgggtggctcagtgggttaagccgctgccttcggctcaggtcatgatctcagggtcctgggatcgagtcccgcatcgggctctctgctcagcagggagcctgcttcctcctctctctctgcctgcctctctgcctacttgtgatctctctctgtcaaataaataaataaaatctttaaaaaaaaaaaaaaaaaaaaaaagataaggccaGAGTTTTTGTCTGAAAATAGTGGGAAAGAAAGTCTTTTTAAGCAGCAAAGCCCCAGAGGCCATCTTGGAAGAGTGATATATGCTtgcattttcttctaattatctGGGGGACCTGGGACCTACGACTGGTACCAGACCATATAGATAGAAATAAACGAAGTAACTTCCCCTCAGAGACTCCTGGCAACTCCAGAAACCATGGTTATCTATTAAAGTGCACCTTAATTTTCTCTTACTTGTTCTGTTTAAGCTGGGAAAGTCCAGGAATTACTTGACAAAATATAGCTACTGTACAATTCGATTCTATTCAATTGAAGAAGGAAAAGataagaaggaaaagcaaaaaaactgTCTCCACCTTAAGGAAAGGCAGAACAGGGCAAGTAAGAAAGCATTTCTTTGAGGGAAAAGACAGGAACTCTGAGAAGAAATGCAACATTTTGGGATCCCAGTTGAAATGATGTGAACAAGGACCTCCTGCATCTAGGTCGTGATAATGGGTGAAGGTACAGGTGACTCAGGAGAGAAAAATACTTGGAGTAAGATAAACTCATGGGTCTGGGACTGGGGCGGGAGATggctggaggctggggaagaCAGTGGACAGGGTTGGGTAACTCAGTCAGAGAAGCTGGGGCTTCTTGCCCCAGAAGGCGAGCTGCTGGCACACATCCATAGGAAAGGCAGTGAATTGGGGGAACCAAGATGGAGGAATGTATAACTTGATTTGTGCTTCCTCTGTTTTTCTTATCTGTACATTGGGGATAATAATATTCCCCTACTGGGTCTGAGATCACGTACATGTGGCTTTTTACCCACAAACTGGCACATAGGCGTAACAATAAAGGGTTGCCTAACTCTAAGAAACGAGATTCTGAACCTACAGAATCTCTAGAAAGGGAATAGTGAATAGGGAGACACTACTAGGGTAGCGTTTCACTTCTTTTTGTGAAAACTGATCTGTATCTTAGTGTGACTTCAAGGCAGCAGGAAAAGCACTGGAATACTTTGAACAGAAGTGACTGACATTGTCTTTATAAAAACTTACTGAAGAGctcttaagggcgcctgggtggcccatttggttaagtgactgcctttggctccggtcataatcctggaatcctggaatcaagtcccgcagcaggctccctgcgaccctccctcttctcatgctctttctcattttctctttcaaataaaaaaaaaattttttttttttttaaagagttcttaaaaataatgatgcCTGGATCCAAACTGCAGACTCATTAGATTGGACACTCTGGGGTGAGgcactggaaattttaaaaagatccccCACCCCTGGGGATTCTTATATGATGACAAGATTGAAAACTACtactttattgattgattgattgattgattatatgagagagagagataaagagagagagtgagtgagtggggagagggagagggagagagagaatcctccagcagacttcccactgagcatggaccctGACGCTGTGCTCCACAGGGTCCTAgaacctaggaccctgagatcacgccctgagctgaaatcaagagttagacacctAACCAACTACCTAGGCTTCCGAAGAACTATTACTATAGTATCCAGTGCTTAGCAATCCAGagtttgtctcttttctctcattcaaataatTCTTCAGTATCTTAGAGGGTGCTACGATATGATCTTCAGGGCTCAGAGAGGAACCTTCTTttgtctccttcccctcctctccaccactTCTAATCTGTAATAGACACATTGACTCCCTGCTATGGTAAGTGACACTGGGCTGTTCCATATGCAAGAAGGAATTGCTGATTGCAATAGTAGAGGGCACTTGCTCAACCCACTGGCTGAAAGAAAACTTGCGGACAGGTGTGAAAATCTCTGCCCTGCACGAGTGATGTTTAACTAGGTCAAACTCTGCCCCCTAGAAtctgaatggggaaaaacagaaatcAGCTGGTTGGTAATGAGAATCCATGGAAAAGACAAGATGCTGAGCTTTTTTAAACCCCAACTGTCCCTTGGTCCTGTAAGATTCTTGTCTCCCTTACTGCCTTGTGTGTCTTCACAGCAAGCCCCCAACATATGAGGTGGCCTGAATAAGCCTCTAGTCTTTGTGACCATTAGCGTCCACCACACTAAGAGTGAGGGAAACCCCCAAAGtacatatttttctgtatattcacAAAGTGTAAGAGGGGGTCTGTGTCTTTCATGAGTTTTAAGTGATCTACACATCAAGCTCTTCAGAGGACCCCAACCGTACACAGAGGCTTCCTGAGGTTCTACCTACCAAAAAGGTTGTACTCACTGTGTGCTTGGTGGAGTTGATTGGGCTTAAAAACTCCTGTATTCTCCAGTCTCTGTAGCAGCCACTCATGCCTCACCCCTGCCAAGAGTTTTTCAAAGTCATCAGGGTGCAGGGTTCGAGCCTCTAGGATCTCTTGCCTTATCATTCCTGGCAATGAAACAAAAGAACTTCCACTGGAATTCAGAAAGGACCATGAGGTTTCCCTCTCAGAAGAACCGCTGAAAAAAGCAGGTGATTTCAACCACCATGGCGAGGATGAGCTGGAGCTCTGGCTGCAGTTTAGTGTGTTTCctggtttgtttccttcctctGTGGTAGTGCAGTCCTTGCTAAAATCAGGGAAGGCGATGTTACTATTTACAGATGGACCGGTGGTCTCAGCCCCATGATCATATGGCTGCCTCAGAGCACATAGGCTAGAAGAGCCACGCCCACTGGTGTGGTGAACGTCTTTGTTGTCCAGCAGCTGGTCCTCCTCATCCACTGTGGAGGCATCAGGGTCAATGTTCTGCTCTTTGACTGAGCTGCTGCTCTTTTCTGAGTCAGGATTTTGCACAGGCCAATGAAGAGTGGAAGTGCTACATACTGTCACAGAACTTTTGCCCAGAGACACCTTCATGGCTTTGTGAGAGTGTAAGGGCatatcctcttctttttcctctgtttctccttctgggtCAATCCAGGAGGAACTATCTTTGAATGTAGGGCCTGTgcctcttttgatttcttccccATGCCTGTCTTCATCATCGCAATTGATTTCTGGAAGCTCATTTAGTTCAAAGCTTTCTTCTCGGACCAAAGAGCATGTGGCTATGTTCTTGGGTGGATCAGAATCAGAAGaggacagagaagcagaaccaaccGAGGGACTGGAATGAGCACAAGTGTTTCTGGATCCCATGTTTCTGACTTTCTGCACACCATCTGGAGCTCCTTCTAACAGCCCTGCACCAGAGGCCAAGAATATGCCTGTTGTGTTATGAGGACAGAAGGTTGTTAAGGGCATGTGTTTGTGTTGCTGACTTTGAGAAGACTCTGAACTGTCATCCTTGGATACttggagagagagaccatgaagtTCTGAGGACAGTGGATGTACAGCTCTGCTTTCCTCATTGATCTCTAGCTCTTCAGACAGGGCAGTGGAACACTGAGTATCCACAAGATGTTCTTCTTTGCAAGGCTCTTTTCTGGTTGGCCTATCATCTATATAATTCACTTCCTCCCAGCTTGTAGAAGAACTAGCCCCTGATAAGTTGCTCCAACAACTAGAGCAATGGCTGTCACTCAGAGACTTGTCCAAAACAGCTCCTTCACCGTGGTTGTGGTCTGGTGACTCAGTCTCAGCCTCTACATCTTGATCCAAGGAGACTTGAAATGCATCAGAATGGGTCCAGTTTTTCCCTCTCATCCTCCTGAGTGTCTCCTGACTATTCTTAGCCATTTGGGAGGACGATATTACCATGGCTTTTTGAAAATGTGATTTGTCTTCGGCAGTACTCACAGTATCTACGTTTTTCGTCTCTGTTTTTAGAGTAGTGATGCAGACTCTGGTTTTTGCATCTTTctgttgatttttgttgtttccacaAGAGCTTTCAAATACTTCACACACTGAAGTGTGGTGCTGTGAATAGGCTCCAAGGATTTTTTGGAAATCCACGTGCCCATGCAAGATGGGTTTAGCCAACCCATGCTTGAAACTCTCTGGAACATAAGACTTGTCATCTAAATTTGAGAAGCCTTGAATTTGTAAATGATCCTTCACCTGGGTGATAATAGACAAGATCTGCTGAGAGAGAGCTTCTCTCTCCTGACTTCCAGAGGAAGTACTGAAACTGTACAGTTTTCCCAtagcttcattacagagctgacTGGCTACATGGACCATCTCGGTCTCCCCGTAGAGTCTTTGATGCACTGTGGTCAGGCCGAAAGCAGCTTTGAGAAGACTATGAAGCTCTTGTTTTCCAGTGGCTGGTTCATCATATCTCTTGGTGAGGAGGCCAATTTCGAAGGCCTCTTTGGCTTCATACAgatatgaatttttcatttctggaGGACAGTCATCAGAACTACTATAGGACAATAAACATGTGCCACGGATGTTCTGAGGAAAATACCAAATACAAAATCAGACATTGAATTAGAAACTGGAATTGAATCAGGAAAAACTTCATTCCTGGAGGACAGTCATTCAAAGTGTTGTAGGAAAATAAACACACGCCGCAGATATTCTAAGGAAAATACACAATCAAGTCTTGAGTCAAGGACCCAAAGTATTTTTGGTGAATTGGGAGAAGGGTCTGGGTTGTATGTGATTGGTTGGCATCAGGGGGTAAGAATTAGCTCGAGCTATCATCTTGCTGTGGGcctgatacttcttttttttcccaagtttatttatttattttagtaatctctatacccaaggtGGAGTTCAAATTCATGACCCAGTTATCAGGAGTTGCACACtattctgactgaaccagccaggagaCTCAGGCCTGATATTTTTGATCAAAGATTATAaagttgttgttgctgttacttCTGTTGTTAGTTTTAGCAAAGAGACTCTATGCATGGCACATGAACATAGTAATTT
It encodes:
- the ALPK1 gene encoding alpha-protein kinase 1 isoform X4 translates to MNNQKAVATLLQECKQVLDQLLLEASDVSEEAKSEDQQCRASLPSDLRTLIQEAKEMKWPFVPEKWQYKQAVGPEDKTNLQDVIGAGLQQLLVGRATPPVPLTPPSQASLKASILARDCATAAAIVFLSDRFLYGLDVSGELLQVAKGLHKLRPATPIAPQVVIRQARLSVNSGKLLKAEYILSSLISNNGATGTWLYRNESDKILVQSVCIQIRGQILQKLGMWYEAAELIWTSIIGYLTLPQPDRKGISTSLGILADIFVSMSKNDYEKFKNNPQINLGLLKEFDHHLLSAAEACKLATAFSPYTPLFVLSAVNIRGTCLLSYSSSDDCPPEMKNSYLYEAKEAFEIGLLTKRYDEPATGKQELHSLLKAAFGLTTVHQRLYGETEMVHVASQLCNEAMGKLYSFSTSSGSQEREALSQQILSIITQVKDHLQIQGFSNLDDKSYVPESFKHGLAKPILHGHVDFQKILGAYSQHHTSVCEVFESSCGNNKNQQKDAKTRVCITTLKTETKNVDTVSTAEDKSHFQKAMVISSSQMAKNSQETLRRMRGKNWTHSDAFQVSLDQDVEAETESPDHNHGEGAVLDKSLSDSHCSSCWSNLSGASSSTSWEEVNYIDDRPTRKEPCKEEHLVDTQCSTALSEELEINEESRAVHPLSSELHGLSLQVSKDDSSESSQSQQHKHMPLTTFCPHNTTGIFLASGAGLLEGAPDGVQKVRNMGSRNTCAHSSPSVGSASLSSSDSDPPKNIATCSLVREESFELNELPEINCDDEDRHGEEIKRGTGPTFKDSSSWIDPEGETEEKEEDMPLHSHKAMKVSLGKSSVTVCSTSTLHWPVQNPDSEKSSSSVKEQNIDPDASTVDEEDQLLDNKDVHHTSGRGSSSLCALRQPYDHGAETTGPSVNSNIAFPDFSKDCTTTEEGNKPGNTLNCSQSSSSSSPWWLKSPAFFSGSSERETSWSFLNSSGSSFVSLPGMIRQEILEARTLHPDDFEKLLAGVRHEWLLQRLENTGVFKPNQLHQAHNALLLKYSKKSELWTAQETIVYLGDYLNVKKKGRQRNAFWVHYLHQEETLGRFWKARQ
- the ALPK1 gene encoding alpha-protein kinase 1 isoform X1, translating into MNNQKAVATLLQECKQVLDQLLLEASDVSEEAKSEDQQCRASLPSDLRTLIQEAKEMKWPFVPEKWQYKQAVGPEDKTNLQDVIGAGLQQLLVGRATPPVPLTPPSQASLKASILARDCATAAAIVFLSDRFLYGLDVSGELLQVAKGLHKLRPATPIAPQVVIRQARLSVNSGKLLKAEYILSSLISNNGATGTWLYRNESDKILVQSVCIQIRGQILQKLGMWYEAAELIWTSIIGYLTLPQPDRKGISTSLGILADIFVSMSKNDYEKFKNNPQINLGLLKEFDHHLLSAAEACKLATAFSPYTPLFVLSAVNIRGTCLLSYSSSDDCPPEMKNSYLYEAKEAFEIGLLTKRYDEPATGKQELHSLLKAAFGLTTVHQRLYGETEMVHVASQLCNEAMGKLYSFSTSSGSQEREALSQQILSIITQVKDHLQIQGFSNLDDKSYVPESFKHGLAKPILHGHVDFQKILGAYSQHHTSVCEVFESSCGNNKNQQKDAKTRVCITTLKTETKNVDTVSTAEDKSHFQKAMVISSSQMAKNSQETLRRMRGKNWTHSDAFQVSLDQDVEAETESPDHNHGEGAVLDKSLSDSHCSSCWSNLSGASSSTSWEEVNYIDDRPTRKEPCKEEHLVDTQCSTALSEELEINEESRAVHPLSSELHGLSLQVSKDDSSESSQSQQHKHMPLTTFCPHNTTGIFLASGAGLLEGAPDGVQKVRNMGSRNTCAHSSPSVGSASLSSSDSDPPKNIATCSLVREESFELNELPEINCDDEDRHGEEIKRGTGPTFKDSSSWIDPEGETEEKEEDMPLHSHKAMKVSLGKSSVTVCSTSTLHWPVQNPDSEKSSSSVKEQNIDPDASTVDEEDQLLDNKDVHHTSGRGSSSLCALRQPYDHGAETTGPSVNSNIAFPDFSKDCTTTEEGNKPGNTLNCSQSSSSSSPWWLKSPAFFSGSSERETSWSFLNSSGSSFVSLPGMIRQEILEARTLHPDDFEKLLAGVRHEWLLQRLENTGVFKPNQLHQAHNALLLKYSKKSELWTAQETIVYLGDYLNVKKKGRQRNAFWVHYLHQEETLGRYVGKEYKEQKGLWHHFTDVERQMTAQHYVTEFNKRLHEQKIPTQIFYIPSTILLILEGKTIKGCISVEPYILGEFVKLSNNTKVVKTEYKATEYGLAYGHFSYEYSNHKDVVVDLQGWVTGNGKGLIYLTDPQIHSVDQNDVTTNFGKKGIFYFFNHQHVKCNEICHRLSLTRPSVEKPNNS